One genomic segment of Impatiens glandulifera chromosome 6, dImpGla2.1, whole genome shotgun sequence includes these proteins:
- the LOC124942574 gene encoding UDP-N-acetylglucosamine transferase subunit ALG13 homolog, protein MSENDGERIVFVTVGTTCFDSLVKTVDTSQVKDELYKKGYTKLVIQMGRGTYNPIKCSGGNGCLTIDYFTFSSSIVDHLRSASLVISHAGSGSIFESLRLAKPLIVVVNEDLMDNHQSELAEELAERKHLFCARPQTLQQTIQCMDLQSLIPYHPGNAKSVSELINRFLGFPED, encoded by the exons ATGAGTGAAAATGATGGTGAAAGAATTGTATTTGTAACTGTTGGGACAACTTGTTTTGATTCTCTTGTTAAAACTGTGGACACTTCACAAGTTAAAGATGAACTATATAAGAAAGGTTACACAAAACTAGTCATTCAAATGGGACGTGGAACTTACAATCCGATCAAG TGTAGTGGAGGAAATGGATGCTTGACTATAGATTACTTTACCTTCTCTTCCAGTATAGTTGATCATTTGAGATCAGCATCTCTTGTAATCAGTCATGCAG GATCTGGAAGCATATTTGAAAGTCTGCGGCTTGCTAAGCCTTTGATTGTTGTGGTAAATGAAGATTTGATGGACAATCATCAAAGTGAGCTTGCTGAGGAGTTGGCAGAAAGAAAACATTTGTTTTGTGCAAGACCACAAACTCTTCAGCAGACTATTCAGTGTATGGATCTGCAGTCTCTTATTCCTTATCATCCGGGCAATGCCAAGTCAGTTTCCGAGCTAATTAACAGGTTTCTCGGATTCCCAGAGGATTAA
- the LOC124943531 gene encoding ethylene-overproduction protein 1-like, with amino-acid sequence MRNLRLAQNHAASDHKRLVHEGWILYDTGNIEEALSKAELSISIQRSFEAFFLKAYVLEDAVLDQESSSLVIGLLEESLRCPSDGLRKGQALNNLGIIYVDYGKLELAGECYSKALEIKHTRAHEGLAWVYHLKNERKVAYKEMTKLIDKVENNASANEKRLEYCERELSSLDLSMVTLLDPLRTYPYRYRATVLMDEQREMEVVEELTKAIAFKLDMQMLYLRAAFYESMGELSLLIRDCEAALCLDPTHKDTVDMYNRMRIQSQS; translated from the exons ATGCGCAACTTGAGATTGGCTCAAAACCATGCTGCATCTGATCATAAAAGACTAGTTCATGAAGGATGGATTCTATATGATACGGGAAACATAGAAGAGGCGTTATCCAAGGCTGAATTGTCGATTTCAATTCAGAGATCGTTTGAAGCTTTTTTCCTCAAAGCATATGTTTTAGAAGATGCGGTTCTTGATCAGGAAAGCTCGTCGCTTGTCATAGGATTGTTGGAGGAATCTCTTAGATGCCCTTCTGATGGTCTTCGGAAAGGACAA GCATTGAATAATTTGGGAATCATTTACGTGGATTATGGGAAGCTGGAACTTGCGGGGGAATGTTATTCAAAGGCTCTTGAGATCAAACACACTAGAGCCCATGAAGGGCTGGCATGGGTGTATCATCtaaagaatgaaagaaaagtGGCTTACAAAGAAATGACGAAACTTATAGATAAAGTAGAGAACAATGCATCGGCTAATGAGAAGAGATTGGAGTATTGTGAACGCGAATTGTCCAGTTTGGATCTAAGTATGGTCACGCTGTTGGATCCTCTGAGGACTTATCCATACAGATACAGGGCAACAG TTTTGATGGATGAGCAAAGAGAAATGGAAGTTGTGGAAGAGTTGACGAAAGCCATAGCATTCAAACTAGACATGCAAATGTTATATCTTCGGGCAGCATTCTACGAATCAATGGGGGAATTATCTCTCTTAATTCGTGATTGTGAGGCAGCTCTTTGTTTGGATCCGACGCACAAAGACACCGTGGATATGTACAATAGAATGCGAATTCAATCCCAATCTTAG